From the Hyphomicrobium sp. ghe19 genome, one window contains:
- a CDS encoding sulfite oxidase-like oxidoreductase: protein MSNDESEPPPSASKLTRSKQRWAREGRFLTGRTARADSERLPPGQHVVRDWPVLDLGEQPAIALDAWNLVIDGAVDHPVTLDWAAFQSEPQTAKTSDIHCVTTWSRYDNRWTGVATRDLLDLVMPNATARFVILHSYDRYTTNITIEDFASDDAVVAHTWEGKPLTREHGGPVRLVVPHLYFWKSAKWLKRIEFTAEDAPGFWEVNGYHNRADPWLEQRYSDD, encoded by the coding sequence TTGAGTAATGACGAGAGCGAACCGCCTCCGAGCGCCAGCAAGCTTACGCGAAGCAAGCAACGCTGGGCGCGGGAAGGCCGCTTCCTCACTGGAAGGACCGCGCGTGCAGATTCGGAGCGGCTGCCCCCGGGCCAGCATGTGGTTCGCGATTGGCCAGTGCTCGATCTCGGCGAGCAACCCGCGATTGCTCTCGACGCCTGGAACCTCGTGATCGACGGCGCTGTCGACCATCCGGTGACGCTCGATTGGGCCGCATTTCAAAGCGAGCCACAAACAGCCAAGACCTCGGATATTCATTGCGTGACGACTTGGTCGCGGTACGACAACCGCTGGACCGGCGTCGCGACACGAGATCTGCTCGACCTCGTCATGCCGAATGCCACCGCCCGGTTCGTCATTCTGCATAGCTACGATCGCTACACGACCAATATTACGATCGAAGACTTCGCGTCCGACGATGCGGTCGTAGCGCATACCTGGGAAGGAAAGCCGCTGACACGGGAACATGGCGGGCCCGTCCGCCTCGTCGTACCACATCTTTATTTCTGGAAAAGTGCGAAGTGGCTGAAGCGGATCGAGTTCACGGCTGAGGACGCGCCCGGCTTCTGGGAGGTCAACGGTTATCACAACCGCGCCGACCCGTGGCTGGAACAGCGCTATTCCGACGATTGA
- a CDS encoding PfkB family carbohydrate kinase, with product MPPKHVIAVGHAALDYVYRIEAFPSSPTKIRALAHVASGGGMAANAAAAIARLGGGVSLWARIGDDPSGAIIRQQLDAVGVDTTHVRTCAGVSSATAAVIVDRNGERLVVSEDDHEFPLAADWLPIADIANAGAVSSDLTWLEGTVAAFAAARAHNVPTVLDIDLNSGQLLAKVLGLADYAIFSAPAFRQFVSGASDEERLATLVQSGICHAGVTLGVNGYLWMTVNGKLCRQAAFPVEVVDTTGAGDAFHGAFAWAISEGLKDAECARIASAVAAISCTGLGARAGLPTRTALEQFLEAR from the coding sequence ATGCCCCCAAAGCACGTCATCGCGGTCGGCCACGCCGCACTCGATTACGTATATCGGATCGAGGCGTTTCCATCATCGCCGACGAAAATTCGCGCACTTGCTCACGTCGCGAGCGGAGGCGGCATGGCTGCGAACGCTGCAGCCGCGATCGCGCGTCTCGGCGGTGGCGTCTCGCTCTGGGCGCGCATCGGCGACGATCCTTCGGGCGCGATAATTCGCCAGCAGCTCGATGCCGTGGGTGTCGACACGACACACGTTCGCACGTGCGCCGGCGTTTCATCGGCGACAGCTGCCGTCATCGTTGATCGTAACGGAGAACGCCTCGTCGTCAGCGAGGACGATCATGAATTCCCTCTCGCCGCCGATTGGCTTCCCATCGCCGATATCGCGAATGCGGGTGCCGTCTCGAGCGATTTGACCTGGCTTGAAGGAACTGTCGCCGCGTTCGCAGCCGCCCGCGCTCACAACGTGCCAACCGTCCTCGATATTGATTTGAACAGCGGGCAGCTGCTTGCGAAAGTCCTCGGGCTCGCCGACTACGCGATCTTCTCCGCGCCGGCCTTCAGGCAGTTCGTGAGCGGCGCCAGCGACGAGGAGCGCCTGGCAACGTTGGTTCAATCCGGCATTTGCCATGCGGGCGTAACGTTGGGCGTCAACGGATACCTTTGGATGACCGTCAACGGAAAGCTTTGCCGCCAAGCCGCGTTCCCGGTCGAAGTCGTCGACACGACAGGCGCAGGCGATGCCTTTCACGGCGCGTTTGCATGGGCGATCTCGGAAGGCCTGAAGGACGCTGAGTGCGCACGCATCGCATCCGCCGTCGCCGCGATCAGTTGCACGGGGCTTGGCGCGCGAGCTGGACTCCCAACACGAACCGCACTCGAGCAGTTCCTCGAAGCTCGTTAG
- a CDS encoding chaperone modulator CbpM — protein MPAEMIGSASVYSLEELCQSCQGDVAWISELVEQGIIEPQGRSPSEWRFSSVSVVLAAKAKRFNRDLGLNPAGIALVFDLLNEIERLHARLNVLASARSSLAEQPDERPPLP, from the coding sequence ATGCCCGCTGAAATGATTGGTTCGGCATCCGTCTATTCACTCGAAGAACTCTGCCAAAGCTGCCAGGGCGATGTGGCGTGGATTTCTGAGCTTGTAGAGCAGGGGATCATCGAGCCGCAGGGACGCAGTCCATCGGAATGGAGATTTTCGAGCGTGAGCGTCGTCCTTGCCGCAAAGGCGAAACGCTTCAATCGGGACCTCGGCCTAAATCCCGCAGGTATTGCGCTCGTCTTCGACCTCCTGAACGAGATCGAGCGGCTGCACGCCCGTCTGAACGTTCTCGCGAGCGCGCGAAGCTCTCTTGCAGAACAGCCGGACGAGCGCCCTCCGCTACCCTGA
- a CDS encoding DnaJ C-terminal domain-containing protein — translation MEFKDYYKILGVERNATEDDIKRAYRKLARKFHPDVNKEDGAEAKFKEIGEANDVLSDPEKRAAYDQLGKDYKSGQDFRPPPDWDAGFEFSGRSGAGDFSDFFESIFGGARAERHHGRTHTTFRARGEDHHAKILIDLQDALEGATRTITLRVPELDEGGHVLVRDKSLTVQIPKGVTEGQSIRLKGQGSPGMGGGPAGDLYLEIRFKPDQRYRVVGKDLYLDLPVAPWEAALGASVKMPTPGGAIMLKVPPGSAHGRELRVRGRGIPATPPGDLYAVLKIVWPPATNEKARQIYEEMAKELAFDPRASLEV, via the coding sequence ATGGAATTCAAGGACTATTACAAAATCCTCGGCGTGGAACGAAATGCAACCGAGGACGACATCAAGCGCGCATACCGTAAGCTCGCGCGAAAATTCCATCCCGACGTCAACAAGGAAGATGGCGCCGAAGCAAAGTTCAAAGAGATCGGCGAAGCCAATGATGTCTTGAGCGATCCCGAGAAGCGCGCGGCCTATGATCAGCTCGGCAAAGATTATAAATCCGGGCAGGACTTCAGGCCGCCTCCGGACTGGGACGCCGGATTCGAGTTTTCAGGCAGATCCGGAGCCGGTGACTTCAGCGACTTCTTTGAATCGATTTTCGGCGGAGCTCGCGCCGAACGTCATCACGGCCGGACTCACACGACGTTTCGCGCGCGAGGCGAAGACCATCACGCGAAAATCCTCATCGATCTCCAAGACGCGCTGGAAGGCGCCACGCGCACGATTACACTTCGCGTGCCGGAACTCGATGAAGGCGGCCACGTTCTGGTGCGCGATAAAAGTCTGACAGTGCAGATCCCGAAAGGCGTCACCGAGGGACAAAGCATCCGCTTGAAAGGCCAGGGCTCACCCGGAATGGGTGGCGGCCCGGCAGGCGATCTCTATCTCGAAATCCGCTTCAAGCCGGATCAGCGTTATCGCGTCGTCGGCAAGGATCTTTATCTCGATCTTCCCGTTGCCCCCTGGGAAGCGGCGTTGGGCGCAAGCGTGAAGATGCCGACACCCGGAGGAGCGATCATGTTGAAAGTCCCGCCCGGCTCCGCGCATGGGCGCGAACTGAGGGTCAGAGGCCGCGGAATTCCGGCGACGCCGCCCGGCGATCTCTATGCGGTTCTGAAGATTGTTTGGCCGCCCGCAACCAACGAAAAGGCCCGTCAGATTTACGAGGAAATGGCGAAGGAATTGGCGTTCGATCCACGCGCCAGCCTTGAAGTTTGA
- a CDS encoding NUDIX hydrolase translates to MPLPRTPALTADCVVVDRDRRVLMVRRKNPPFKHYLALPGGFVEIGEAVEDAARRELAEETGLDAMNLALVGVYSRPDRDPRGHVCSVAFLTNDARGDARAADDAAAVVWIKDFDGVEIAFDHREIITDALNLIR, encoded by the coding sequence ATGCCGCTTCCTCGAACGCCCGCTCTTACCGCCGACTGCGTTGTTGTCGATCGGGACCGCAGGGTGCTTATGGTCCGGCGTAAAAACCCGCCGTTCAAGCATTATCTGGCGCTTCCCGGGGGATTTGTCGAAATCGGTGAGGCGGTCGAAGATGCGGCGCGGCGCGAACTGGCGGAGGAGACGGGACTTGACGCGATGAACCTCGCACTCGTCGGCGTTTATTCACGGCCCGATCGCGATCCTCGCGGTCACGTCTGCTCAGTCGCATTCCTGACGAATGATGCGCGCGGCGACGCGAGAGCCGCCGACGATGCGGCAGCTGTGGTCTGGATAAAAGACTTCGATGGTGTTGAAATCGCCTTCGATCACCGGGAAATTATCACTGATGCGCTGAACCTCATCCGATGA
- a CDS encoding NUDIX domain-containing protein encodes MKTATSAGLLLYRDRNGLEVLLAHPGGPYWRKKDEGSWTVPKGEVLAGEDLYKAAFREFVEETGFHPRGTVTPLGSVRQAGGKRVHVWAVEDDWNPETLVSNTFSMEWPPRSRQTQTFPEIDRAEWFDLTTAHRKILKGQAELLNRLELLRNAK; translated from the coding sequence GTGAAAACCGCGACGAGCGCCGGATTGCTGCTGTATCGCGATAGAAACGGGCTTGAAGTCTTGCTCGCTCACCCTGGTGGGCCATACTGGCGCAAGAAGGACGAAGGTTCGTGGACGGTACCGAAGGGTGAAGTTCTAGCCGGAGAAGACTTATATAAAGCAGCGTTTCGCGAATTTGTTGAAGAGACCGGATTTCATCCCCGAGGCACTGTCACTCCGCTCGGGTCCGTCCGGCAGGCCGGCGGAAAGCGCGTTCATGTATGGGCGGTAGAGGACGATTGGAACCCTGAGACGCTCGTTAGCAATACGTTCAGCATGGAATGGCCGCCGCGGTCTCGCCAGACGCAGACGTTTCCCGAGATCGATCGCGCCGAATGGTTCGATCTCACCACGGCGCATCGCAAAATACTGAAGGGGCAAGCCGAATTGCTCAACCGCCTTGAGCTTTTGCGGAACGCCAAGTGA
- a CDS encoding outer membrane protein, with the protein MKIIQIVIALIFCLAGASAARADGPNILWGGPPGTPCGGIYSGLYTGGELGGGSMRSKVSGDIGTISGNDKGFTLGSYTGYNIQCGNALIGIESAFNYFGADNRLGNERFGPSFNSSMNWFGSLNGRVGVIADDNILLFATGGFAYAAVDHKFSDPFALDGPVTRHNDETKVGWTVGGGFEIFLRDHWTFRGDAAYVDLGTDHDSVSFDSCGGPGGSCQVQTKFEDSFWVTRIGLTYLFSAVAEPLPPEYAPEYGPVK; encoded by the coding sequence ATGAAGATCATTCAGATAGTTATAGCGCTGATATTTTGCCTCGCTGGAGCCTCCGCAGCGCGCGCTGATGGCCCGAATATCCTTTGGGGCGGGCCGCCTGGAACGCCATGCGGCGGCATATACTCAGGCCTTTATACAGGCGGCGAGCTCGGCGGCGGCAGCATGCGATCCAAGGTGTCCGGCGATATAGGCACGATCAGCGGCAACGATAAGGGTTTCACCCTCGGTTCGTACACCGGTTACAATATCCAATGCGGAAATGCGCTGATCGGCATTGAATCGGCGTTCAACTATTTCGGCGCCGATAACCGCTTAGGAAACGAAAGGTTTGGCCCATCCTTCAACTCATCGATGAATTGGTTCGGCTCACTGAATGGCCGGGTAGGCGTCATAGCCGATGACAACATACTGTTGTTCGCGACCGGCGGGTTCGCCTACGCGGCCGTCGACCACAAATTCTCCGATCCATTTGCGCTTGATGGGCCCGTTACGCGGCACAATGACGAAACAAAGGTGGGCTGGACAGTCGGCGGCGGCTTCGAAATTTTTCTGAGGGATCATTGGACGTTTCGTGGCGACGCAGCCTACGTCGATCTAGGAACCGACCACGACTCGGTTAGCTTCGATTCCTGCGGCGGTCCTGGCGGTTCGTGCCAAGTGCAAACGAAATTTGAGGATAGTTTTTGGGTAACCCGTATCGGCCTGACCTACCTTTTCAGTGCCGTAGCGGAACCGTTGCCGCCGGAATATGCCCCAGAATACGGCCCCGTGAAATGA
- a CDS encoding response regulator transcription factor, translating to MLKGVLAQIVPDRAAIVERDKGIAFLSATRSIYQLDELFYFCANIPRHSSRAFVHCAFSSDFAAQAITSHPISAEQLASLKITKLSKRWKGCDSGDASESAIELTTRGRELAILGFSSSPTPATDADAEGPPSSAELKTLGDYFHSHMLRRNGIDSSDALVISARELDCLRWVAAGKSAWEASVILGISERTVRFHLNSAREKLNCTTTTQAVAKVVAQQLIAI from the coding sequence GTGCTGAAGGGCGTGTTAGCGCAGATCGTGCCTGATCGGGCGGCGATCGTTGAGCGGGACAAGGGCATCGCGTTTCTATCTGCCACGCGGTCCATTTATCAGCTCGATGAGCTATTCTATTTCTGTGCGAACATCCCAAGGCATTCGAGCCGCGCTTTCGTGCATTGTGCTTTCAGCAGTGATTTCGCTGCCCAAGCGATTACGTCTCATCCGATTTCCGCCGAGCAATTGGCGAGCCTGAAAATCACCAAGCTCTCGAAACGATGGAAGGGGTGCGATAGCGGCGATGCTTCAGAATCCGCGATCGAGCTGACGACGCGAGGACGTGAGCTTGCGATCTTGGGTTTCTCCTCCAGCCCAACGCCCGCAACCGACGCGGATGCCGAAGGCCCTCCCTCCTCTGCCGAATTGAAAACGCTCGGCGATTATTTCCACAGTCATATGCTCAGACGGAACGGCATCGATTCGTCCGATGCGCTGGTCATATCTGCAAGAGAACTCGATTGCCTGAGATGGGTCGCAGCGGGAAAATCAGCTTGGGAAGCGAGCGTGATCCTCGGAATCAGTGAGCGCACAGTTCGCTTTCATCTCAATTCCGCGCGGGAAAAGCTCAACTGTACGACAACCACGCAAGCGGTCGCGAAAGTTGTCGCTCAACAACTGATCGCGATATGA
- a CDS encoding zinc-dependent alcohol dehydrogenase family protein, whose product MKAMVFRAVGQPLDLEERPDPVPQSGQIRIRIEACAVCRTDLHVIDGDLPFPKLPIIPGHQIVGIVDAVGPNTTDHRVGDRVGVPWLGHVCGHCHYCASGQENLCDFPLFTGYTRDGGFATHTIADSDFAFPMANFDDPVAAAPLLCAGLIGWRSLRFAGEGARIGLFGYGAAAHIITQVCNWQGREVYAFTRPGDEAAQKFALSVGARWSGGSDATPPDPLDAAIIFAPVGALVPTALKTVRKGGRVVCGGIHMSDIPTFPYYLLWEERDIRSVANLTRQDGKEFLAIAPKAAVRTTTTVYPLERANEALADLKAGRFSGAAVLVP is encoded by the coding sequence ATGAAAGCCATGGTCTTCCGCGCCGTCGGTCAGCCGCTGGATCTTGAGGAGCGGCCCGATCCTGTTCCGCAAAGCGGTCAGATTCGTATTCGTATCGAAGCATGCGCGGTTTGCCGGACAGACCTTCACGTTATCGACGGCGATCTGCCGTTTCCGAAGCTACCCATCATTCCTGGACATCAGATCGTCGGCATTGTCGACGCCGTCGGCCCGAACACGACGGATCATCGGGTCGGCGATCGGGTCGGGGTGCCTTGGCTTGGCCACGTCTGCGGACACTGCCACTATTGTGCAAGCGGACAGGAGAACCTGTGCGATTTCCCGCTCTTCACGGGCTATACGCGCGACGGTGGTTTCGCGACGCATACGATCGCAGATTCCGATTTTGCATTTCCGATGGCGAATTTCGACGATCCCGTCGCGGCCGCACCCTTGCTGTGCGCGGGGCTCATCGGCTGGCGCTCCTTGCGCTTCGCAGGGGAGGGAGCGCGGATCGGCCTCTTCGGATACGGAGCGGCGGCGCACATCATCACGCAGGTTTGCAATTGGCAGGGCCGCGAAGTCTACGCGTTCACCCGGCCCGGCGACGAAGCGGCGCAAAAGTTCGCTCTCTCGGTTGGTGCGCGCTGGAGCGGCGGGTCGGACGCAACGCCGCCGGACCCACTTGATGCCGCGATCATCTTCGCGCCGGTCGGGGCACTCGTGCCGACGGCACTCAAGACCGTTCGCAAAGGCGGTCGCGTCGTATGCGGGGGCATACATATGAGCGACATCCCGACGTTCCCTTACTACTTGCTCTGGGAAGAGCGGGACATTCGATCGGTCGCTAACCTCACGCGCCAGGACGGCAAGGAGTTTCTCGCGATCGCTCCGAAAGCCGCGGTCCGCACCACGACGACAGTCTACCCTTTGGAGCGCGCGAACGAAGCATTGGCGGATCTCAAGGCGGGACGCTTTTCCGGGGCGGCCGTGCTCGTTCCTTAG
- a CDS encoding HdeD family acid-resistance protein, translating to MTFNQSEARNFRFQFASALHEHWKLYLFEGIVLIILGAAAIIIPQIATLTVELFIGWLLLFSGIAGLFTTFSVRPMPGFWWSLISALIAIAAGLVLLFWPISGMVSLTLVLIAFFIIEGISSIMFAAEHRNELPGSWWVMLLSGIVDLVLAGLIFFALPSSAAWAIGLLVGINLVFGGCALCAMALQARNITPTSA from the coding sequence ATGACATTCAATCAATCCGAAGCTCGCAATTTTAGATTTCAATTTGCGTCGGCGCTGCATGAGCACTGGAAGCTCTATCTGTTCGAAGGCATCGTACTGATCATCCTCGGCGCGGCCGCGATCATCATTCCGCAAATAGCGACCTTGACCGTTGAGCTTTTCATCGGCTGGCTTTTGTTGTTCAGCGGCATCGCCGGCCTTTTCACGACCTTTTCCGTCCGTCCGATGCCCGGCTTTTGGTGGTCGCTCATTTCAGCGCTGATCGCCATTGCGGCGGGCCTTGTCCTTCTCTTCTGGCCAATATCGGGAATGGTATCTCTCACCCTCGTCCTGATCGCCTTCTTCATTATTGAAGGCATTTCCTCGATCATGTTCGCTGCCGAACATCGCAACGAATTGCCGGGAAGCTGGTGGGTCATGCTCTTGAGCGGGATCGTCGATCTGGTGCTCGCCGGCTTGATCTTCTTTGCCCTGCCGTCATCCGCGGCTTGGGCGATCGGCCTGCTTGTCGGCATCAATCTCGTATTTGGCGGATGCGCGTTGTGCGCGATGGCGTTGCAGGCTCGTAACATCACGCCGACCTCCGCATAG